A stretch of Lachancea thermotolerans CBS 6340 chromosome D complete sequence DNA encodes these proteins:
- the ACO1 gene encoding aconitate hydratase ACO1 (highly similar to uniprot|P19414 Saccharomyces cerevisiae YLR304C ACO1 Mitochondrial aconitase required for the tricarboxylic acid (TCA) cycle mutation leads to glutamate auxotrophy) codes for MLSARSIAQKPVARGLATVSKLTRDSKVHQNLLEDHSFINYKQNLENVDIVRKRLNRPLTYAEKILYGHLDDPHGQDIERGVSYLKLRPDRVACQDATAQMAILQFMSAGLPQVAKPVTVHCDHLIQAQVGGEKDLKRAIDLNKEVFDFLATATAKYNMGFWKPGSGIIHQIVLENYAFPGALIIGTDSHTPNAGGLGQLAIGVGGADAVDVMSDLPWELKAPKILGVKLTGKMSGWTSPKDIILKLAGITTVKGGTGKIVEYYGEGVNTFSATGMGTICNMGAEIGATTSVFPFNHSMVDYLKATRRGEIADFAKLYNSDLLSADKGAEYDEVIEINLSELEPYVNGPFTPDLATPISKMKEVAVHNNWPLEVKVGLIGSCTNSSYEDMSRAASIAEDAASHGLKSKSLFTISPGSEQVRSTIARDGQLKTFQDFGGVVLANACGPCIGQWDRQDIKKGDKNTIVSSFNRNFTSRNDGNPETHSFVASPEITTALAIAGDLRFNPMTDKLKDKDGNEFMLKPPTGVGLPVKGYDQGVNTYQAPPAERSSVEVKVSPTSDRLQLLTPFDAWDGKDPVDLPILIKSLGKTTTDHISMAGPWLKYRGHLENISNNYMIGAINAENKKANCVKNFFTGEYAGVPDTAREYKKRGQKWVVVGGENFGEGSSREHAALEPRYLGAYAIITKSFARIHETNLKKQGLLPLTFGKPEDYDRINPDDLVDLVGVTELAPGKPVTMRLKTKSGETWETPLNHTFNSEQIGWFKAGSALNMITQSKKSA; via the coding sequence ATGCTGTCAGCTCGTTCCATCGCGCAGAAACCTGTGGCTCGTGGGCTGGCCACAGTGTCAAAACTGACCAGAGACTCGAAGGTTCACCAAAACTTGTTGGAGGACCACTCTTTCATCAACTACAAGCAGAACTTGGAGAATGTGGATATCGTCAGAAAAAGACTGAACAGACCCCTGACATACGCGGAAAAGATCTTGTACGGACACTTGGACGACCCTCATGGTCAGGACATTGAGAGAGGTGTCAGTTACTTGAAGCTTAGACCAGACCGTGTGGCATGTCAGGACGCTACCGCTCAGATGGCAATCTTGCAATTTATGTCTGCGGGCTTGCCTCAGGTCGCCAAGCCAGTTACCGTCCACTGCGATCACTTGATTCAGGCTCAGGTCGGCGGCGAgaaggacttgaagagagCCATTGACCTTAACAAGGAGGTTTTCGATTTCTTGGCCACCGCTACCGCCAAGTACAACATGGGCTTCTGGAAGCCAGGCTCTGGTATTATCCACCAAATCGTGCTAGAGAACTACGCCTTCCCAGGTGCCTTGATCATCGGTACCGATTCTCACACTCCAAACGCTGGCGGTTTGGGTCAATTGGCCATCGGTGTTGGTGGCGCTGACGCTGTCGACGTCATGTCTGACTTGCCATGGGAATTGAAGGCTCCAAAGATTTTGGGTGTCAAGCTGACAGGTAAAATGAGCGGCTGGACTTCTCCAAAGGACATTATTCTGAAGCTTGCTGGTATCACAACCGTTAAGGGTGGTACCGGCAAGATTGTTGAGTACTACGGTGAAGGTGTCAACACCTTCTCTGCGACCGGTATGGGTACCATCTGTAACATGGGTGCCGAAATCGGTGCTACAACCTCCGTTTTCCCATTCAACCACTCTATGGTTGACTATCTGAAGGCTACTCGCCGTGGCGAGATTGCTGACTTCGCAAAGCTATACAACAGCGACTTGCTGTCTGCCGACAAGGGCGCTGAGTACGATGAAGTTATTGAGATTAACTTGAGTGAGTTGGAGCCTTACGTGAATGGCCCATTCACGCCTGATTTGGCTACCCCAATCTCAAAGATGAAGGAAGTCGCTGTCCACAACAACTGGCCTCTAGAGGTCAAGGTGGGTCTGATCGGATCCTGTACCAACTCTTCTTACGAAGACATGTCTCGTGCTGCCTCGATCGCTGAAGACGCTGCCTCTCACGGCTTGAAATCCAAGTCATTGTTCACTATCTCTCCAGGTTCTGAACAAGTTAGATCTACCATTGCCCGTGACGGTCAGCTAAAGACTTTCCAAGACTTTGGCGGTGTTGTCCTGGCTAACGCGTGTGGACCATGTATCGGTCAATGGGATCGTcaagacatcaagaagggtGACAAGAACACTAttgtttcttctttcaacagAAACTTTACCTCCAGAAACGACGGTAACCCAGAAACCCACTCTTTTGTTGCGTCCCCAGAGATCACCACTGCTCTAGCTATTGCTGGTGATCTAAGATTCAACCCAATGACCGACAAGTTGAAAGACAAGGATGGAAATGAGTTCATGTTGAAGCCTCCTACCGGTGTTGGTTTGCCAGTTAAGGGCTACGACCAAGGTGTTAACACCTACCAGGCCCCACCAGCGGAGCGTTCCAGTGTTGAGGTCAAGGTTTCTCCAACTTCTGACCGTTTGCAACTATTGACGCCTTTCGACGCTTGGGATGGCAAGGACCCAGTTGACTTACCAATTTTAATCAAGTCTTTGGGTAAAACCACCACTGACCATATCTCTATGGCTGGTCCATGGTTGAAGTACCGTGGTCATCTGGAAAACATCTCTAATAACTACATGATCGGTGCCATCAACGCtgagaacaaaaaggccaactgtgtcaagaacttctttaCCGGTGAGTACGCTGGTGTCCCAGACACCGCCAGGGAATACAAGAAGCGTGGCCAAAAGTGGGTTGTCGTTGGTGGAGAGAACTTCGGTGAGGGTTCTTCCCGTGAGCATGCCGCTTTGGAACCAAGATACCTCGGCGCCTACGCTATCATTACTAAATCCTTTGCTCGTATCCACGAGaccaacttgaagaagcaaggTCTATTGCCTTTGACTTTCGGTAAGCCAGAAGACTATGACAGAATCAACCCAGACGACCTTGTCGACCTCGTGGGTGTCACTGAACTAGCTCCAGGTAAGCCAGTTACCATGAGATTGAAGACCAAATCCGGCGAGACTTGGGAGACCCCTCTAAACCACACCTTCAACTCCGAGCAAATCGGATGGTTTAAGGCTGGTTCTGCTTTGAACATGATCACtcaaagcaagaagagcgCTTGA
- the MET17 gene encoding bifunctional cysteine synthase/O-acetylhomoserine aminocarboxypropyltransferase MET17 (highly similar to uniprot|P06106 Saccharomyces cerevisiae YLR303W MET17 O-acetyl homoserine-O-acetyl serine sulfhydrylase required for sulfur amino acid synthesis), with product MPSHFDTLQLHAGQEDATENAHNPRAVPIYATSSYVFNDSQHGAQLFGLEKPGYMYSRIVNPTVDVFERRIAALEGGVAALAVASGQAAQALAISGLAHAGDNIVSTSFLYGGTYNQFKVAFRRLGIETRFIEGDKPEDFEKAFDDKTKAVYLETIGNPKYNVPDFEKIVAVAHKHGIPVVVDNTFGAGGYFAQPIKYGADIVTHSATKWIGGHGTTIGGVIVDSGKFPWKEYPEKFPQFSKPSEGYHGLVINDALGPLAYIGHVRIELLRDLGPALNPFAAFQLLQGVETLSLRCERHATNALKLAQYLEKSPYVSWVSYPGLSSHSHHENAKKYLQNGFGGVLSFGVKDLPNAHEIEDPFKASGAQVVDSLKIASNLANVGDSKTLVIAPYFTTHQQLTDEEKLASGVTKDLIRVSVGTEFIDDIIGDFEQAFEKVFNGQKP from the coding sequence ATGCCATCCCATTTCGACACTCTACAACTGCACGCGGGCCAGGAAGACGCGACTGAAAACGCGCACAACCCAAGAGCCGTTCCTATCTACGCCACCTCTTCGTATGTGTTCAACGACTCTCAGCACGGTGCGCAGCTGTTCGGGCTCGAGAAGCCCGGGTACATGTACTCGCGTATCGTGAACCCCACTGTGGATGTGTTCGAGAGGAGAATCGCTGCGCTCGAGGGTGGTGTCGCAGCTTTGGCCGTGGCTTCCGGCCAGGCTGCACAGGCCTTGGCCATCAGCGGTCTGGCCCACGCCGGCGACAACATTGTGTCCACCTCTTTCTTGTACGGTGGTACCTACAACCAGTTCAAGGTGGCCTTCAGAAGACTCGGTATCGAGACCAGATTCATCGAGGGTGACAAGCCAGAGGACTTTGAGAAGGCGTTCGACGACAAAACCAAGGCTGTTTACCTGGAAACCATCGGCAACCCCAAGTACAACGTCCCAGACTTCGAGAAGATCGTCGCAGTGGCCCACAAACACGGAATCCCTGTCGTCGTTGACAACACCTTCGGCGCCGGCGGTTACTTCGCGCAGCCTATCAAGTACGGTGCCGACATCGTCACACACTCCGCCACCAAGTGGATTGGCGGCCACGGTACCACAATTGGTGGTGTTATCGTCGATTCCGGTAAATTCCCATGGAAGGAGTACCCAGAGAAGTTCCCACAGTTCTCTAAGCCTTCTGAGGGCTACCACGGCTTGGTTATCAACGACGCTTTGGGACCCTTGGCCTACATCGGCCACGTGAGAATTGAGCTGCTGAGAGACTTGGGTCCAGCTTTGAACCCATTTGCGGCCTTCCAGCTTCTCCAGGGTGTTGAAACCCTGTCCCTGAGATGCGAGAGACACGCCACAAACGCACTGAAGCTGGCACAGTACCTAGAAAAGTCTCCATATGTTTCGTGGGTGTCGTACCCAGGCCTTTCATCTCACTCTCACCACGAAAATGCCAAAAAGTATCTGCAAAACGGTTTCGGTGGTGTCCTGTCCTTTGGTGTCAAGGACTTGCCAAACGCCCATGAGATCGAGGACCCTTTCAAGGCCTCCGGTGCTCAAGTTGTCGACTCTCTCAAAATTGCCTCCAACCTGGCCAACGTCGGTGACTCGAAGACTTTAGTTATCGCCCCATACTTCACTACCCACCAACAATTGACCGACGAAGAGAAGCTGGCTTCTGGTGTTACTAAGGACTTGATTCGTGTCTCTGTTGGTACTGAATTCATCGATGACATTATCGGCGACTTCGAGCAAGCCTTTGAGAAGGTCTTCAATGGCCAGAAGCCATGA
- the STT4 gene encoding 1-phosphatidylinositol 4-kinase STT4 (similar to uniprot|P37297 Saccharomyces cerevisiae YLR305C STT4 Phosphatidylinositol-4-kinase that functions in the Pkc1p protein kinase pathway; required for normal vacuole morphology, cell wall integrity, and actin cytoskeleton organization): MSAFRESPGSLRALALAKLVNHSEGSRSIDKLVASLPVSYSSHPAKLYTIPLTLNELEVLLGVCQFVPSTAQSAQSLLKKCIIPYFLSNPRQKFTDYVINKYRQRGLKHPTEILSFELSRSIIRISRIFPQFIDEIREQIDEYLQYMSSNLTVENLLSFAGFLEALVYEQNNLLSSFVISVLQAFISEDFLYAVEKTVRNSVSKDVLIDYFDHNREISSLLFCELIEKLQVTYAASLLNVPKKQTLDSYLLDLKHAQFLDGENKALKDFEKKVGQQRSKLLELCKFSFRQITEVEEGAKYIDLSSQNRLESAYTAKSYMLQILSLGLFLSHEVEEVIEMIRDAVIDLPTNSFALKTSLLTTVVCVASLLNYFTDSVSADLLRVFPLMVTTKLITKQKVATISSAVSKGLKPLTEDVIVGTIYNINNLLALAQDGLHMTPVKDRRLTTVLGTSNHFDRLLSSRPTRSNTVGTYQSLQKLKIAETSIVLQHESKLENYTSRQEEVESNSTLYHDSLYENVVTATTTMASVYNDQSITALTITILTQKIKSASPRLDRKILEGLAHLALKVNRSEFNLLMKFFHLSTNSALDNQDEKMMKSLIAAKSIIAEGLAKEDLHNNLFRIYLRYLLDAIVARGDVDRSEHHRSHSEISKVADQIAVYLKPLASLLPKPGEKPLDLIHDEEITNVFRNVWFNAAVHGFHGAAALTSKNHEELLVIAYNSPPLASDFASGNRETSLDMNTILRRGSSNHNLKQQKLILSDHLSMSPVQARTLSSSKVMFLAATLLLEGLRCEAGDCSKTLLYCSDRSIVKSGLDKFVSSISVSMVQRYTKLVIKGDSVIFSAENVAKQLDNILLLLTHRDAPLQDAAYQSCDRFIERIPSSLCHRDSLYTLLDSLTMLFDSVIACEANKHEAVFEFTLKHSNRKMMLPDSLNWRSLTLEKLQKYATRWVTMILKTANQDTKILLQSYISDVSSTRRLNSIEFGVSFALEMAAKILPVDRELANISQGGYRRPDSISGFLSQHAWRSRFIMDQSVLSTYDGIEAERNFSRRKILAHLENKKPLDYKDISAFLDLSASLLILRQGNTASLVYDIVCIPFQIFTSDTIKIATNVWLSVINERSDVGYLLLSEIGHCWRDSIDNNTGLFSMKHNLVAEEFQYMEYSPYNKKEINRRAHAASKSLQPHLQLIRFLSSHFEGTMFDSLHLLHIFTKLCLYGLKNLGKASLHPFARIARSELLYFGTLVFATNVKHNTLYVPEISRFLVDGALTWFEKPKSWPFGANELKIRADLALLIEVYRKLKSQEANLKVHCSKDVSLLEHFLLSEIYSVETWLRPLAKPTDMVKPPTDLVSHAFKKKPELAINLVERYPFKKSSEILTQLVKENPLLCAHSQKTLSFFLAGGKDMHYVLYWAPASPLKSINLFLPQWAQNTFVIQYNVRAIETHDVNLTFFYVPQIVQCLRYDPLGYVERFIIDTAKISVLFSHQIIWNMLANSYKDDDGEIPDDLKPTLDRIHDKMLASFSAEQKDFYEREFSFFNEVTGISGKLRPYIKKTKAEKKIKIDEEMQKISVLDGVYLPSNPDGVVVDIDRSSGKPLQSHAKAPFMATFKIEKTEQDPDTGEDKKVEKWQGAIFKVGDDCRQDVLALQLISLFRTIWSAVGLDVFVFPYRVTATAPGCGVIDVLPNSISRDMLGREAVNGLYEYFTTKFGHENTVEFQHARNNFVKSLAGYSVISELLQFKDRHNGNIMYDDQGHCLHIDFGFIFDIVPGGVKFEAVPFKLTKEMVKVMGGSPDTQAYREFEELCIKAYLAARPHMDLVLECVTPMLGSGLPCFNGNKTIRNLESRFVPHKTDYEAAQHMLSLIKKSYESLFTKGYDEFQRLTNGIPY, translated from the exons ATGAGCGCTTTTAG AGAGAGTCCCGGTTCTCTGAGAGCCCTGGCTTTAGCCAAATTAGTAAACCATTCAGAGGGTTCTCGATCTATAGATAAGCTCGTGGCTTCCCTTCCTGTCTCTTATTCCTCGCATCCCGCCAAGCTATACACCATTCCTCTAACCCttaatgaacttgaagtgctTTTGGGCGTTTGTCAATTTGTGCCTTCTACTGCACAGAGTGCTCAATCACTCTTAAAAAAATGCATAATCCCGTATTTTCTGTCCAACCCAAGACAGAAATTTACAGACTATGTCATTAATAAGTATAGGCAGCGAGGCTTGAAGCATCCTACTGAGATACTGTCTTTCGAGCTCTCAAGGTCCATTATAAGAATTAGTAGAATTTTCCCACAGTTCATTGACGAAATTCGAGAGCAGATTGATGAATACCTGCAGTATATGTCCAGTAACTTGACAGTTGAGAATCTCCTGTCTTTTGCGGGATTCCTTGAGGCCTTGGTGTATGAACAAAATAATTTGCTAAGTTCCTTTGTCATCAGTGTCCTCCAAGCATTTATTAGCGAGGATTTTCTTTACGCCGTCGAAAAGACTGTTAGAAATTCTGTTAGTAAGGATGTTCTTATCGATTATTTTGATCATAATCGGGAAATATCTTCTTTGCTGTTTTGTGAACTTATAGAAAAGCTACAAGTGACTTACGCCGCCTCTTTGTTGAATGTGCCAAAAAAACAGACTTTGGACTCATACTTGTTAGATCTAAAGCATGcacagtttcttgatggTGAGAACAAAGCACTGaaagattttgagaaaaaggttGGTCAACAGAGATCGAAACTCTTGGAATTGTGCAAATTTTCCTTCAGACAAATTACTGAAGTTGAGGAGGGCGCAAAGTATATTGACTTGTCGAGTCAAAACAGGCTGGAATCAGCATACACTGCGAAGTCTTACATGTTGCAAATATTGTCACTAGGGCTATTCTTGAGccatgaagttgaagaagtgaTAGAAATGATCCGGGACGCTGTTATTGATCTTCCAACTAACAGCTTTGCTTTGAAGACAAGCCTTCTTACTACTGTAGTCTGCGTTGCGTCTTTGCTCAACTATTTCACTGACTCGGTGTCAGCAGACCTGCTACGCGTTTTTCCATTAATGGTTACCACGAAGCTGATCACAAAGCAAAAAGTGgcaacaatttcttcagctgtAAGCAAAGGATTGAAACCTCTTACAGAGGATGTAATTGTTGGAACGATAtacaacatcaacaacttgTTGGCCTTGGCTCAAGATGGATTGCACATGACGCCAGTGAAGGATCGCCGTTTGACTACTGTTTTAGGGACTAGCAATCATTTTGACCGTTTATTGTCTTCTAGACCTACAAGGTCAAATACTGTTGGAACTTATCAATCCTTacaaaaattgaagattGCGGAAACGAGCATCGTCCTGCAGCATGAGtccaaacttgaaaattaCACAAGTCGCCAAGAAGAGGTTGAAAGCAATTCAACTCTTTACCATGATAGTCTCTATGAAAATGTGGTAACAGCAACCACGACAATGGCCTCTGTTTACAATGATCAGTCAATAACTGCACTGACAATAACAATACTGACCCAAAAAATAAAGTCAGCGTCACCACGACTTGACAGAAAAATTCTTGAGGGATTGGCGCATCTTGCATTGAAGGTGAACCGATCAGAATTCAACTTGCTGATGAAGTTTTTCCATTTATCAACAAACAGCGCCTTAGACAATCAAGATGAAAAAATGATGAAAAGTTTAATTGCGGCTAAGTCCATCATTGCTGAAGGTCTGGCTAAAGAAGATCTGCATAACAATCTTTTCCGGATTTACCTGCGCTACCTGCTGGATGCTATAGTTGCTAGAGGCGATGTTGATCGATCTGAGCATCACAGATCACATTCTGAAATTTCGAAGGTTGCAGATCAGATTGCAGTGTATCTTAAGCCGCTTGCTTCACTCCTCCCTAAGCCTGGAGAAAAACCTTTAGACCTGATTCATGATGAGGAAATCACGAATGTTTTCCGGAATGTCTGGTTCAACGCAGCAGTACATGGTTTCCATGGAGCAGCTGCCTTGACCTCGAAGAATcatgaagagcttttggtgATTGCCTATAACTCTCCTCCTCTTGCTTCTGATTTTGCTTCAGGAAATCGTGAGACATCCCTCGATATGAATACGATTCTCCGGCGAGGTTCGTCTAATCACAACCTGAAACAACAGAAGCTCATACTTTCAGACCATCTATCTATGAGTCCTGTTCAGGCGAGGAcactttcttcttcgaaagtAATGTTTCTAGCTGCGACTCTACTGTTGGAGGGTCTGAGGTGCGAGGCGGGGGactgctcaaaaacactttTGTACTGTTCGGATCGCTCAATTGTAAAGAGCGGGCTTGACAAATTTGTCAGCTCGATATCTGTGTCAATGGTTCAGAGATATACAAAACTTGTTATAAAAGGAGACTCCGTTATATTCTCCGCTGAAAATGTTGCTAAACAACTTGACAATATATTACTACTATTGACGCATAGAGATGCTCCACTTCAAGATGCTGCGTACCAAAGTTGTGATAGATTCATTGAGAGGATACCCTCAAGTCTCTGTCATCGTGATTCGTTGTATACACTATTAGACTCCCTCACCATGTTGTTCGATAGCGTAATTGCCTGCGAAGCAAACAAACATGAGGCAGTTTTCGAATTCACATTGAAGCATTCTAATAGGAAAATGATGTTACCAGATTCACTGAATTGGAGATCTCTAACGCTCGAAAAGCTCCAAAAATACGCGACTCGCTGGGTCACGATGATCCTCAAAACGGCCAATCAAGATACAAAAATTCTTCTGCAGTCTTACATTTCTGATGTGAGCAGCACAAGAAGACTGAACAGTATTGAGTTTGGGGTTTCATTTGCCTTGGAAATGGCAGCGAAAATTTTACCTGTTGATAGGGAGCTTGCCAATATCAGCCAGGGTGGATATCGCCGCCCTGACAGTATCTCTGGCTTTCTATCTCAGCATGCTTGGCGGTCCAGGTTTATCATGGATCAAAGCGTTTTATCAACATATGATGGCATCGAGGCAGAAAggaatttttcaagaagaaaaataTTGGCGCATctagaaaacaaaaagccctTGGACTACAAAGATATCAGTGCTTTTCTCGACCTTTCTGCTTCCCTTCTCATTTTGAGGCAGGGAAACACCGCATCTTTAGTGTACGATATTGTTTGCATCCCTTTCCAGATCTTCACATCGGATACCATTAAAATTGCAACAAATGTTTGGCTTTCTGTAATTAACGAAAGAAGTGACGTTGGCTATTTGTTGCTTTCAGAGATTGGTCATTGCTGGAGGGATTCCATAGACAACAATACCGGTTTATTTTCCATGAAGCACAACTTGGTAGCCGAAGAATTTCAGTACATGGAGTATTCTCCttacaacaaaaaagaaaTCAATAGGCGTGCCCATGCAGCGAGCAAATCACTCCAGCCCCATTTGCAACTGATAAGATTCCTCAGTTCTCACTTTGAGGGAACAATGTTTGACAGTTTGCACTTGCTTCACATTTTCACGAAGCTATGTCTCTATGGCCTGAAGAATCTCGGAAAGGCTAGTCTTCATCCTTTTGCCAGAATTGCGCGCAGCGAGCTGCTCTACTTTGGTACCCTTGTTTTTGCAACCAACGTCAAACACAATACACTTTACGTCCCTGAAATAAGCCGCTTCCTGGTTGACGGTGCTCTCACATggtttgaaaaaccaaaatcCTGGCCATTCGGTGCCAACGAGCTCAAAATAAGGGCAGATTTAGctcttttgattgaagTGTACCGaaaactcaaaagccaAGAGGCAAATTTGAAGGTTCACTGTTCTAAGGATGTATCTCTATTGGAACATTTTTTGCTAAGTGAAATTTATTCCGTCGAAACCTGGTTACGTCCACTTGCTAAGCCTACAGACATGGTAAAGCCACCCACTGACCTCGTCTCTCatgctttcaagaagaagcctgAACTAGCGATAAACCTTGTAGAACGGTAtcccttcaaaaagtctAGCGAAATATTGACACAActtgtcaaagaaaacccttTGCTTTGTGCACACTCGCAGAAGACtctttccttctttttagCCGGAGGCAAGGATATGCACTACGTTTTGTACTGGGCACCCGCCAGCCCTCTGAAGTCAATCAACTTGTTTTTACCTCAATGGGCGCAAAATACGTTTGTTATACAATACAACGTGCGTGCCATTGAAACCCATGATGTTAATTTGACCTTTTTCTATGTTCCACAAATTGTTCAATGTCTGAGGTACGATCCGCTAGGGTACGTTGAGCGTTTTATCATCGACACGGCTAAGATTAGCGTCTTATTTTCACATCAAATCATTTGGAATATGCTTGCCAATAGTTACAAGGACGACGACGGTGAAATACCAGACGACTTGAAGCCTACATTGGATAGAATTCACGATAAGATGCTCGCCTCCTTTAGCGCAGAGCAAAAAGACTTCTACGAGCGAGAATTTAGCTTCTTTAATGAAGTGACAGGGATCTCAGGAAAACTGAGGCCCTACATCAAAAAGACTAAAGCTGAGAAGAAAATTAAGATTGACGAAGAGATGCAGAAAATCTCTGTGTTGGACGGCGTGTACCTCCCTTCCAATCCAGATGGCGTTGTTGTTGACATTGACCGGTCCAGCGGCAAGCCACTGCAAAGTCACGCTAAAGCGCCGTTCATGGCCACGTTCAAGATTGAAAAAACTGAACAAGATCCGGACACAGGAGAAGataaaaaagttgaaaagtGGCAGGGGgccattttcaaagttggagACGATTGTAGGCAGGACGTTCTCGCACTGCAGCTAATATCCCTTTTCAGAACTATATGGTCGGCCGTCGGTCTTgacgtttttgttttccccTACCGGGTGACAGCCACGGCTCCCGGATGTGGTGTTATCGATGTGCTGCCAAACTCTATTTCAAGAGACATGCTTGGAAGAGAAGCCGTCAACGGGCTCTACGAGTACTTTACCACCAAATTTGGGCATGAAAACACAGTTGAGTTCCAGCACGCCAGAAACAACTTTGTGAAGTCGCTGGCGGGATACTCAGTCATTTCTGAGTTACTGCAATTCAAGGACAGACACAACGGAAACATAATGTACGACGACCAAGGCCATTGTTTGCATATTGACTTCGGCTTTATCTTCGATATCGTACCTGGTGGTGTGAAGTTTGAAGCCGTCCCCTTCAAATTAACGAAGGAAATGGTGAAAGTCATGGGCGGTTCCCCAGACACGCAAGCTTACCGTGAATTCGAGGAACTCTGTATCAAGGCCTACCTTGCAGCCCGTCCCCATATGGATTTAGTCTTGGAGTGCGTGACGCCGATGTTGGGTAGCGGACTTCCTTGCTTCAATGGCAACAAGACCATCCGAAACCTGGAGTCGCGTTTTGTGCCACATAAGACAGACTACGAGGCTGCGCAGCACATGTTGTCGCTTATCAAAAAGTCCTATGAAAGTTTATTCACTAAAGGTTATGATGAGTTCCAGCGGTTGACCAATGGAATTCCTTACTGA
- the NTR2 gene encoding Ntr2p (weakly similar to uniprot|P36118 Saccharomyces cerevisiae YKR022C Protein required for cell viability), with protein sequence MFRKRAKLQPSVGSNKASGSSQKDSSETSKRRSRVDISTSYEIEDENEHIRTSPSSRLKEKKKRAIKPNAHQYLPFEEEDITEIAYRKPLPKSGVQIMNLEELGDDCEDDTLEGVPTRREIESIRTQRAMLQQQTDTLKTGFYDSSKNPVEHDEHQYIKLLSKDDKHDLMEIIGGESQGAKDVQDSYMDAYLEIHGLEDGRLALSKNDLDRDEQERKLAITSALKNVEGDEWEARQLEKMDRGLSLIAHPILHENDFELEELVSELDSMLLSIQTKKKMFISQRDSVQKENKKLCEAQDKLITSLQKHVA encoded by the coding sequence ATGTTTCGTAAAAGGGCTAAGCTTCAGCCGTCCGTTGGTTCAAATAAAGCTAGCGGCTCATCACAAAAGGACAGCTCCGAAACCAGTAAACGAAGAAGCAGAGTTGACATCTCTACAAGCTATGAAattgaagacgaaaatGAACACATAAGAACTAGTCCCAGCTCACGGcttaaagaaaaaaagaagagagctATCAAACCAAATGCTCACCAGTACTTGCCctttgaggaagaggataTAACCGAAATTGCATATCGAAAGCCTTTGCCAAAATCAGGTGTTCAAATCATGAATCTTGAGGAGCTTGGAGACGACTGTGAAGACGATACTCTTGAGGGCGTACCAACCAGGCGAGAGATTGAGTCTATCAGAACTCAAAGAGCAATGCTTCAGCAACAAACTGATACACTCAAAACTGGCTTTTACGATAGTTCAAAGAACCCCGTGGAGCATGATGAGCATCAATACATTAAGCTGCTAAGCAAAGATGATAAGCATGATCTCATGGAAATCATTGGTGGTGAGTCCCAGGGCGCTAAAGATGTGCAGGATAGTTACATGGACGCATATTTAGAGATTCATGGTCTTGAGGATGGAAGGCTAGCTCTTTCTAAGAATGATCTGGATCGTGACGAACAAGAAAGGAAGTTGGCTATAACAAGTGCGCTAAAAAACGTCGAAGGAGACGAGTGGGAAGCACGCCAATTAGAGAAAATGGACAGAGGGCTAAGCCTTATTGCACATCCTATTTTGCATGAAAACGATTTTGAGCTCGAAGAATTGGTATCAGAACTTGACAGCATGCTGTTGTCGATTCAAACTAAGAAGAAAATGTTCATTAGTCAACGTGATTCTGTTCAAAAGgagaacaagaaattgTGCGAAGCTCAGGATAAGTTAATTACAAGCCTTCAGAAGCATGTTGCTTGA